From the Chryseobacterium fluminis genome, the window GTCTTCGTTTAAACGATTCTCAACCCACATCGTTTAGTTGTGATACATCTTCCTTCTTTATTATCCGCTCAAAGTCGAGAGACTTTGCCACCGGGGTTTATTTGCTGTCAAGGTATCTAATCAATAGCCCGATTATAATCGCTATTGGAACTATAAAAAACCCTGCCATGCTGTTTTTGCCGCCTTCGATTGCCGGATTGGCATTATATGCTTCCCCCATTTTTTTAGAGTTGCATCTATAAATAAAAACCCATCTGATAAGAGCTCCGAATCCTCCGAATATAAAATCTATCATATAATTGTTATTTTGGTCCTAATTGATAAATACCTTTTTTGACTCCTGTTTTGACAGCTGTATTGACTCCCCAGTTTGCTATTGCACTTTGGAAAGGTTTGAATCTAAACCCAATACCCATTGTCATCGTTTCTATCCCAGGAATAGCTATTTTTTTGAATTTCTCCTTCTCGCTCATTATAGTAGTGCCATCTTTGTAATTTAATGTCTTTCCCAAAGAGCCATTTTGGAATCCCCATAAGGTCATATCCATTTTTATGTGTTTGTCTCCCGCTTCTCCAGTTTTAACAATGTCAACCAGCGCAAGCCCAGTTCCGTAAAAAAGATATCCTACAACCTGCACTCCCTCAACTGGTTTTGAAATTACATTATCTGCAATAAAATTCCAAGATTTTCTCCATAAAGAAGGGTCTTCCCCGTCAGGGCAGCAGTTTTGCTCTGTACTGCTTGTTGAACTTCCTCCACCATAACCTTCGATCTCATCTGCTCCAAACTTTGTAAAATCAACATGCGAAAACGGATTTTTTCCGTCTCCATCTAAAAGAGAAAAAGTAGCCGAAACCGATTTGAAATTTGCGAACCGTCCTGCATCCATATTTTCTTTGTAGTTCATGAAAGAATTAATGGCATCCTGACCGTGTAAGTTTTGGCATCGTTTCCATCTGGATTTTAAAATTAAACCCCAGCAATTTTACTAGGGTTATTTTTAGTGACTCGAGGTTTATAAATCTGCAAGATAAGGGTATAATTTTTATCATAAATTATTAATTCATACTACCATTGTAAATACTAATTGTTTCCCACCAGTTAGTTTTGCTATCTTTTCGTTTTAAAGTAAAAATAATATACTTTTTATGATCAGACAGAGAAAACGAAACTATTGCAAGATTTTCATTTACAATGTAGTCTGATAAAAACAAATATTTTTTTTCTTTAGGAATTCTATGGACAATTTGGATATTTTTAACTAATCCATTTTCTTCATGATGATAATTTAAATCATATTTACTAATTTTTTCAGACTCATCCACAACAATAATGTTATTATTTTCCATAAAATTACCTAAAGAATAGTAAGTAATATAATTATTAAAAAAATAATCATTAAAGCTTTTGTATTGAGCTTTAATAGCTAAACAATACAACAATAAACTAACAATGATGAAGCGTGTTAAAATTAAATTTTTCACTTATATAACAAATTAAAGCTCTTTTCAACTATGTATTTATATATTCAAACATTGAAATAATAAATTTCTATATTCATCTAATGTCATCTTGGAAATGTTCTCAGGATTCAATTTCTAACTTTTTTATAATTTGTCTTTAATTACGTCTCTATCTCTTTCATATTAAGCATTTTATAAACCACTACCCTTCGATATATGCCTTATCATTTTATCTTTGAAATTCTCAAAGCTAGAATCCCAAAAGTGAGGAGACTGAGTGTAAAAAACTCCTAATTCATCAATTATAAATGCCAACCTTTCTGAACAATCATCTTCGAATTCATTTTCTCTATAAATAGTATCTGCATACTCTCTAAAATCATGATATGTTAAAACGTATTTATCTTTGTATGAATTTATATACTCAAATAATGATATCACAAAATTTCTATATTCATCAAGGGTTAGTGAACAAATATTTGTTGGAACTAGATCCGTTTTTAACTTATCTTTAATTTTTTTAATAATAATATTTCTTTCTTCCATACATAATTATTTTACAGCTTGCCAAAGTGGCGCAGTACTTTGAACTAATGTTTTAAATGTTCCTATATTCATAGAAATTGCAGGACGAATTTGTCCATAATTAGGATTATTAGAGTTATAGACCGGCTGCCCTAGTAAACCATATGATACTAAAGAACTTGCCGGCACCCTAAAAAGAGTCGTTTTATTATCCCCAAAAGGCACGTTTGATGGTGTAATATCTCCATAACCAACAGTAACAGACAAACCATTTCCAAAAAGAGGAGTTATCATCGTAGAATTAGAAAGAAAATTAACATCCGCAGGTCTTAAACCTAGTTTATTTGCACCTTCTCCAACCATAGGTATACCATTTACACTTCTCATATTTCTATATAAATATAAATTTCCTGGTTTATCTGCTGGTATATCCGTTGTTCCTGTAAGAGGAATATCATAACCACGGGCACTTGAACTGTCTCCATTCAGCATTAATGGTAAAGACCAAATACCGGCTTGGGTTAGACTTCCTAATACAGTTCCGGCCACGGTGCCAACTCCTCTTAAAGCTCCGGCAACCGACCTCGTTATAATACCGAGGTCATATCCTTCCAATGCAACTGCTCCTACTTCTACTGTCCCTACTCTTGAAACTGTGGCCCCCGGTAAAGTGGTTGTAATGCCTGCTCCTCTTCCTCTAAATCTATCGGTCAGCCAGCTGGCGGCACGTTCCCACCAACTTGGTCTAGGTCCCAATGCTGTATTAGGAGTTGAAGCTCCTCCTATGAACCGTTTTCCGTTATAGTCCATCCCGCTTCCCATTCCATCACTGAAACCGCTTCCGGTATTAGTGTTAGTACCACTTCCTAATCCGGATAATCCATCCATAAAAGATTGGGATAATCTTCCATCAGGATCTATAAAAGACACGGGATTATTAACCCCATAATTATACGGCGTATGTCTTCTTAGAGCTTCCGCCAAAGGATCCATCACACCCCATCTTCCCAGTTCCGGCATATACATTCTCGCTCCGTAATCGTTCCAGCCGGTTTCCTGTTGGAGTTCTTTACCGTTATACTGATATTTATACGCAGGATTTCCGGCTAGGGTATTGTACCCTTCATGCTTTAATCCAAAAGGATAATAGTTGTTTTATTCAAGAACTTCTGCGCCGTTCCCATTGTTAAAGTAGCTTACGCGTACATTTCCCAGATGGTCTACATAGCTGTAAATATACTTATTATTCTCAAAATTATAATATCCTTCTGCGGTAGGGACAAATTTGATCAGGGGATCTGCGTTGGTCGACACGATCTCGTACTGGAAACCATCCAGGTACTCCGTGATTTTCTGTTTGTATACTGAGTCTTCACTGTATTTATATACTTTCTTCAGCTTGGTACCATCGGCCCGGTAGGTAAAGGCTGTATTCACATTCTGCCATACGCCTCTGGTAAAGTACAGCTGGTCAAACTTCATGGCGGTTGGAAGATCAAGAAAATTGTAACGGATCTCTAAAATTCCCTTATCCTTATGCTCCTTCATATTGCCGTTGTCGTCATACACAACAGGTGTTCCGGATACATCCGATTTAAACCAAAGAGGCCGTCTCACAACTCGTGAAAACGGCCTTTTTTAAGAAATTTTCCTGTATCCTATACAAGAAGGGTCTTCGTTTAAACGATTCTCAACCCACATTGTTTAATTATGATACACCTTCTTTTCTATTTATTGAGAAATAAGATTATATTAAGCCATTACCACTCTCTCCATTCTCCAACAATATCTCCATCTAACGAATTATAGTTCATTAGATGACCTGTTAAAATAATAATTTCAGCTATTTTGTCTCTTTCGATGGTCTCAATTAAGGTTTCATCGCAACTTTCATTTAGCTCATTCAGACTAAGAACTGTAGATTCTACAATATCCATAGCTTCTTCTCTAGATCTTGTTGCAAAAACCTTTATAGAATTATCACTGATCTATGTCGTCATGATAATAAGCTGTTTCCAATTCCTCCATATACTCATACAGACCATTTCTAAGATCAAGTATAAAATAATCAACTTCCTGACTTCCTGTTGATTTTAATTTCATTTAATTTGTCTTTTATATTTTTTTGCCGTTATTCAAAACCAGGATAAAAGAAACTATAGTTTCCGGTTTTCATTCTCTCAACAATATCATAAGGGTTTACAATTAACCCGATTTCTGATTTTCTATTTTCTCCTTCTAACTTATTAACTCTGGTAACTTCATCATCGTTGATTCGCCAAACATACCATTTATTTGAAACAAGTATACGTTCTTCACCTTCCTTTCTTCCGAATTGAGAAGTTCCTCTGAATATTATTTCTTTTATATTTCCAACTTCTTCAATATTTCCTATTTTTTCCCATAGTTCTAACTTTGCACCGAACTTTGTAACACAGTGAGCGTAAAACAATATTTCATCATCAATCACCTCTTCTAAAGTAGGATTTTCATTAATTGAATATTTTTTCTTGAATGCTCTAACCACATCACTATTAAGCTGAGTCAGATCAAATGCAATAAGTTGCATATATCTTTTTTCAGTTGTAGAAATAGGAACAGCGAAAATATCTCCTATTTTTGTAATTACTCTTTTTGCCATTTTTTCATTTATTTCTCTATTCCAAATTTCCACCAATTTTTTGGTGCAATTGAGTTAATCTTATTTAAAAGTTGTCCTCCATTTTTTTGTAGTTCATATTGATTAATAAGATTTTGCTCCATAATTCTAGCTTGCCTTCTTGTTAATCCGGACGCTCCTTCTATCGTTTCAAATCTAAGCAAAGACCGTTCGCCACCATTCGCTATATGCTCTGCAAAACGAGTTGCCGGGCTCCTAGAGGTTATTCCCACATATCTTACTATTCCCTCCTCTAGACCTTGATAAACACTGTATGTCCTTACACTTCGGGATATGACATTTCCTGTACCTGACGTAAGCATACCCAAGGCCGCTTCCTGAATGAGAGGATTCTCAGATACCATCATTTGCATCTGCGTTTTACCTCTAGCGTCACTTGGGGAGCTTATAGTCGCTCCTGCATATAAATCTCCTTTAAATAGAGATGCATTTATAGCTTGATTTAGATCTGGTAAGCTTGACAACATGTCCTGAAGTTCAAAATTTACACTATACCTTCCATTGGCAAACAAGCTTACAATACCATATGCTGAAATATAATTTCCTGTTTTACCCAGATACTTTTCAAAAGGATCAGATGTTGCCTGAGACGTGGCGTTATTATTCCAATAAACTGAATTAGTAAGAAAATTAAATACCCAATCAGTAGGAGCAAACTGGATAAAATCAATATGCGAAAACGGATTTTTTCCGTCTCCATTCAAAAGAGAAAAAGTAGCCGACACCGATTGAAATTTGCAGACCGTCCTGCATCCATATTTTCTTTGTAGTTCATGAAAGCATTAATGGCGTTCTGACCCGTGTAAGTTGTGGCATCATTTCCATCGGGGTCAATGATCATGACAGGATTGTTGATGGCATAATTAAACGGACTATAGCTGTTATATTTTTCTGATAACGCATCCATCACGCTCCATCTTCCCAGCTCCGGCATATACATTCTCGCTCCGTAGTCATTCCAGCCGGTTTCCTGTTGGAGCTCTTTACCGTTATACTGATATTTGTACGCAGGATTTCCGGCCAGGGTATTGTACCCTTCATGCTTTAATCCAAAAGGATAATAGTTGTTTTCTTCAAGAACTTCTGCGCCGTTTCCATTGTTAAAGTAGCTTACGCGCACATTTCCCAGATGGTCAACATAGCTGTAAATATACTTATTATCCTTAAAAATTAAGAAGAGTTGTTTATGTCGAAAAAAAAATTAATAACTGTAGTATCACGAAATCTATAGCAGCGATCTCATTTAATCTGGTAACCCTTATTTTAAAGAAAAGAAGGTGTATCATAACTAAACAATGTGGGTTGAGAATCGTTTAAACGAAGACCCTTCCCGTATAGGGATACAGGAAAATTTCATAAAAAAGGCCGTTTTCACGAGTTGTGAGACGGCCTCTTATTATCTGCTACGAAGTTACATTAAACTAAAATATATTTTCCGTTGCTTAGATGACTTGATGATGTTATCAATGTATTCGTAATTGAGTTGTACATTATTTAAATTTTCATCAATAATTACTAATTCTTTTGAAGCGCAAAATATTATAATATTTTCTAAAATATTTTCATAAGGAATTCTAAAATCAATTCTAAACGATGCAGAGGTAATATAATCCGAGTTATCAAAATAAACCTCTAAACAATTAGAATCCTGCTCACCATATAAATCAATACTATTACTCCAAGATTTATTTTTCTTTAATACATGATCCATTTCAGAAAATAAATTCTTGTGTTTGTGACTGTATATCCAATATGGTTCTTCATCTAAAAAACCATCCTCTATAAATAATTCTTGAGTATTAGATAAATCATATAAACTTCTTTTTTCAATTAATTGAAAATTATATTGCCATAATGCCATAATAATCTATTTTACTTTCATATATCTCCAATATCCCGGACTGCTACCTTCCATCATTAAATGCTGAGTTGTTTGATACCCTGCGTATGGGAGCTTAACCTGCTGAACTGGCACATTCTGAATACCTGCTCTTTGTGCTGAAAAAAACCTATGGTGACCGTCAACTATATATTTTTGCCCATTAAATTCAACATATTTTATAGGATCCTTAACTCCATTCGCTGCTACATCATTAAGAAGAGTTTGCATTTGAGTTTTTGACTTTGTTATTGCATGAGTAGGATTAAGTGATGACAAAGAGGCTGTTTCTACCGTTTCTACTGCTTCGGTTGCTGTTAATGCAGTACTTCTTAAAGCACCCCTTATTGCATTTCCAATTCCGCTAGTTGCTGCCATCAATGCTGCTTCCTGTACCATAGGATGTTCTGCAACCATTGTCTGAATGTCAGTTTTTCCTCTCGAGTCAGGAATAGAGCTAAATGAAGCCCCCCAAGGATTACCAGGTGATGATGCAGTACCTAAACCTCCTCCTTCAGCACTACCTGTATAAAGTGTATTAACTAATCCTTTTGAATTAAAAGTGTCTTTAATACTTAAATTGAGGGTATGTGATGTTACATTCCAAGTTCCATTATTACCTTTGTTAACAGATACATTGTAATTACCAGAACCTAATTGATCGGCCCATTGTTCCGCATGGATTCTAGCATCTGACTTAGTTAGGTTATTCCAAAATCCCGCTCCTCTAACCCATCTGCCATCAGGATCTGTAAAATTGATTGGGTTATTTACAGTATAATTATATG encodes:
- a CDS encoding RHS repeat domain-containing protein, which codes for MRVSYFNNGNGAEVLEENNYYPFGLKHEGYNTLAGNPAYKYQYNGKELQQETGWNDYGARMYMPELGRWSVMDALSEKYNSYSPFNYAINNPVMIIDPDGNDATTYTGQNAINAFMNYKENMDAGRSANFNRCRLLFLF